CACCTCTTTAGTGAAAGTTTATCCCAATCTACAATATTTTATCATTAAGGAGGTGGAGGTTCAACATATAATTTAAAAATAAGCCGAGACAATTTATGCCTCGGCTTATTTTTAAAATTCAGGTTCAATCAACCCGTAATTTCCATCTTTTCTTCTATATACTACATTTACTTCTTCAGTATCTGCATTTGAGAATACGAAAAATTGATGTCCCAAAAGATTCATCTGCAGGATAGCTTCTTCAATATCCATAGGTTTAATTGCAAATCTCTTGGTCTTTACTATGTTAAACTCTGTTTCCTCTTCAAAATCATTAGGTGGTAATCCGTCATTGACTGTTTCAACTACAAAGGCGTTCTCTTTTAGTTTCTTTGCAAGACGGGTTTTATTTTTCCTGATCTGTCTTTCCGTAA
The sequence above is a segment of the Petroclostridium xylanilyticum genome. Coding sequences within it:
- a CDS encoding sigma 54 modulation/S30EA ribosomal C-terminal domain-containing protein; protein product: TERQIRKNKTRLAKKLKENAFVVETVNDGLPPNDFEEETEFNIVKTKRFAIKPMDIEEAILQMNLLGHQFFVFSNADTEEVNVVYRRKDGNYGLIEPEF